One genomic window of Quercus lobata isolate SW786 chromosome 9, ValleyOak3.0 Primary Assembly, whole genome shotgun sequence includes the following:
- the LOC115959166 gene encoding receptor-like protein EIX2, which translates to MLFLHLKSALAFTSGLGDDSVKCIEKEREALLEFKKGFAEGYQGKLSSWGNEDEKNCCNWDGIYCNNQTGTQIQIANPLGFIGNLALCGPPLTPKCPGDAKPNVESPKGGSKNYQEDEDEFLNCLYIGMGLGFIVGFWGVCGSLMLNRSWRHLYFQTISNLNDWLQVAMIVNIARMQRMFQG; encoded by the exons ATGCTTTTCCTACATTTGAAATCAGCCCTTGCATTCACTTCAGGCCTTGGAGATGACAGTGTTAAGTGCatagagaaggagagagaagcCCTCCTTGAGTTCAAAAAAGGCTTTGCTGAAGGCTACCAGGGCAAGCTCTCTTCTTGGGGGAATGAAGATGAAAAGAATTGCTGCAATTGGGACGGAATTTACTGCAACAATCAAACAG GCACTCAAATCCAGATCGCTAACCCTCTTGGATTCATTGGTAATCTTGCACTTTGTGGTCCTCCACTTACTCCTAAGTGTCCTGGAGATGCGAAACCAAATGTTGAGTCACCTAAAGGTGGTAGTAAAAACTatcaagaagatgaagatgaattcCTGAATTGTCTTTATATTGGTATGGGGCTTGGATTCATAGTAGGTTTTTGGGGAGTTTGTGGCTCTTTAATGTTGAACCGTTCCTGGAGACATCTATATTTCCAGACAATAAGCAACTTGAATGATTGGCTCCAAGTGGCAATGATAGTGAATATTGCAAGAATGCAAAGGATGTTTCAAGGCTAA